A single Brevundimonas sp. SL130 DNA region contains:
- a CDS encoding DUF6481 family protein, whose product MKDLKTGFSDRITAQQEAKKALLAKFKPKAAAPDPEFERLAEKRAAEKEALRQQHELAKAEQRREKAEKDAARMAAELAVQEEIEAEKRADRKARKQLTKEEQKAKRDARYAARKARR is encoded by the coding sequence ATGAAAGATCTGAAGACCGGATTTTCCGACCGCATTACCGCCCAGCAGGAGGCCAAAAAGGCCCTGCTCGCCAAATTCAAGCCGAAGGCCGCCGCCCCCGACCCCGAGTTCGAACGGCTGGCTGAAAAGCGCGCCGCCGAAAAGGAAGCCCTGCGCCAGCAGCACGAGCTGGCCAAGGCCGAACAGCGCCGCGAGAAGGCCGAGAAGGACGCTGCCCGCATGGCGGCCGAACTCGCGGTCCAGGAAGAGATCGAGGCCGAGAAGCGCGCCGATCGCAAGGCGCGCAAGCAACTGACCAAGGAAGAGCAGAAGGCCAAGCGGGACGCCCGCTACGCCGCCCGCAAGGCGCGTCGTTAA
- a CDS encoding hybrid sensor histidine kinase/response regulator, whose protein sequence is MNANAFFTRFLDADRSLLALARLKRGSVGTRILIGVIGAGAALAMRAAGAAFYGEITGFMILLPGVILAALAGGRLSGATAVFTALIGGWVVVRLSAGSGAGMPPGLSVVATVNFIIVGLFCAWLGASLRRALARLDAVVSALSLSNARVDETEDRLHIISELAPVMLWMTDAHGDVIHLNNDQRLFWGDADLRTFDADAILHPDDRDRLLAVSRQANAALTGYVVEGRHRRQDGEWRVLRTEARPRLNAAGEFMGMIGVNIDVTDARAAEAALRDSETRFRLLADTAPVLIWVTDQNRQRAFVNQAYVAYFGADYETARAADWRASLHPDDVERILAESIAGEATGEPFSLEARYRRHDGEWRWLKSFSRPRLAGKTVIGFVGVAFDVTDMREAQARLAESEVRFRTVADSAPALIWMTDDSAKLVFSNKRYRRFFGIRSQKQLADAWRRLVHPDDEAVFEAAFIRAFRARDRFEALSRVNHPTLGLRWIRAEGVPRFDAAGGFQGYVGASLDVTDAKRAEDDLKHINELLEVRVAEALEEKAAAEAHLMHAQRMEAVGRLTGGVAHDFNNLLTVVIGALDIILRSNDPAKTKKLGEAALAAARRGESLTHQLLAFSRRQALRPEALDLNGLIREGEPLLRRAVGEAVDFKVKLKRGGAPVKVDPAQFEAALLNLVVNARDALGDVTGGKGARITIQTMNCVIEAGQVAELAPGDYVCVTVSDNGSGMSAEVIDRVFEPFFTTKPVGKGTGLGLSQVYGFARQSGGGVHVISTVGRGAEVRLYLPPLLAEDLPSPVAASSTGERASTRGGRMLLVEDDASVAAVALDLLEGFGLEVQLAESGPDALEALRKARFDLMLTDIVMPGGMSGIDLARQAAQDWPEMRIALTSGYVGDDVDQVLAGSPWPFLRKPYSTEQLRSIVDGCAAPSAES, encoded by the coding sequence ATGAACGCAAATGCGTTCTTCACGCGATTTCTGGACGCTGATCGCAGCCTTCTGGCGCTTGCACGCCTAAAGCGCGGCTCGGTCGGAACACGTATACTGATCGGCGTGATCGGCGCCGGGGCCGCACTGGCGATGCGCGCGGCGGGGGCGGCCTTCTACGGCGAGATCACCGGCTTCATGATCCTCTTGCCGGGGGTGATCCTGGCGGCCCTGGCGGGAGGGCGCCTGTCGGGCGCGACGGCGGTCTTCACCGCCCTGATCGGCGGTTGGGTCGTCGTCAGGCTCAGCGCCGGATCCGGCGCCGGCATGCCCCCGGGCCTCAGCGTCGTCGCCACGGTGAACTTCATTATCGTCGGCCTGTTCTGCGCCTGGCTGGGCGCGTCCCTGCGCCGCGCCCTGGCGCGGCTCGATGCGGTGGTCTCGGCCTTGTCCCTGTCCAACGCCCGCGTGGACGAGACCGAAGACCGGCTTCACATCATCAGCGAACTGGCCCCGGTCATGCTGTGGATGACCGATGCGCACGGCGACGTCATCCACCTGAACAACGACCAACGCCTCTTCTGGGGCGATGCGGACCTGCGCACGTTCGACGCCGACGCCATTCTTCACCCGGACGACCGTGACCGACTGCTCGCCGTGTCTCGACAGGCCAACGCCGCCCTTACCGGCTATGTCGTGGAGGGACGCCATCGTCGTCAGGACGGCGAATGGCGCGTGCTGCGCACCGAGGCCCGCCCGCGGCTGAACGCCGCCGGCGAATTCATGGGCATGATCGGCGTCAACATCGACGTCACCGACGCCCGCGCCGCAGAGGCCGCCCTGCGCGACAGCGAGACCCGGTTCAGACTTCTGGCCGACACCGCGCCGGTTCTGATCTGGGTCACGGACCAGAATCGGCAACGCGCCTTCGTCAATCAGGCCTATGTCGCCTATTTCGGCGCCGATTATGAAACGGCGCGAGCCGCCGACTGGCGCGCCTCCCTGCACCCCGATGATGTGGAGCGCATCCTCGCGGAGTCCATCGCGGGCGAAGCCACCGGCGAACCCTTCTCGCTCGAGGCGCGCTATCGCCGACACGACGGCGAATGGCGCTGGCTGAAATCCTTCTCCCGCCCCCGCCTGGCCGGAAAGACGGTGATTGGCTTCGTCGGCGTCGCCTTCGACGTCACCGACATGCGCGAAGCCCAGGCGCGTCTGGCCGAGTCCGAAGTCCGCTTCCGCACCGTCGCCGACAGCGCCCCGGCTCTGATCTGGATGACGGACGACAGCGCTAAGCTCGTCTTCAGCAACAAGCGCTACCGCCGCTTCTTCGGCATTCGGTCCCAAAAACAGTTGGCCGACGCGTGGCGCAGGTTGGTCCATCCCGACGACGAGGCCGTATTCGAGGCCGCCTTCATTCGCGCCTTCCGGGCCCGTGACCGGTTCGAGGCGCTCAGCCGCGTCAATCATCCGACCCTGGGCCTGCGCTGGATCCGCGCCGAGGGCGTGCCCCGTTTCGACGCCGCCGGCGGCTTCCAGGGCTATGTCGGCGCCAGTCTGGACGTCACGGACGCCAAGCGGGCCGAGGACGATCTCAAACATATCAACGAACTGCTCGAAGTCCGGGTCGCCGAGGCCCTGGAGGAAAAGGCGGCCGCCGAGGCCCATCTGATGCACGCCCAGCGGATGGAGGCCGTGGGCCGTCTGACCGGCGGCGTCGCTCACGACTTCAACAATCTGCTCACGGTGGTTATCGGCGCGCTGGACATCATCCTGCGGTCGAACGATCCGGCCAAGACGAAGAAGCTGGGCGAGGCCGCCCTGGCCGCCGCACGGCGGGGCGAAAGCCTGACCCACCAATTGCTCGCCTTCTCTCGCCGCCAGGCGCTGCGTCCCGAAGCCCTCGACCTGAACGGCCTGATCCGCGAGGGCGAACCCTTGCTGCGCCGCGCCGTGGGCGAGGCGGTCGATTTCAAGGTCAAGCTGAAGCGCGGCGGCGCGCCGGTGAAGGTCGACCCGGCCCAGTTCGAGGCCGCCTTGCTCAATCTGGTCGTCAACGCCCGTGACGCCCTTGGCGATGTCACGGGCGGCAAGGGGGCGCGGATCACGATCCAGACCATGAATTGCGTCATCGAGGCCGGTCAGGTCGCCGAGCTGGCGCCCGGCGACTATGTCTGTGTGACGGTGTCGGACAATGGATCGGGCATGTCGGCCGAGGTGATCGACCGCGTCTTCGAGCCCTTCTTCACCACCAAGCCGGTCGGCAAGGGCACCGGCCTGGGTCTCAGCCAGGTCTATGGCTTCGCCCGCCAGTCAGGCGGCGGTGTCCACGTCATATCGACGGTCGGGCGCGGCGCGGAGGTCCGCCTCTATCTTCCGCCGCTGCTCGCCGAAGATCTCCCCTCCCCGGTCGCCGCAAGCAGCACCGGTGAACGGGCTTCCACCCGAGGCGGTCGGATGCTGCTGGTCGAGGACGACGCCAGCGTCGCCGCCGTGGCGTTGGACCTGCTGGAAGGCTTCGGCCTGGAGGTGCAACTGGCCGAGAGCGGCCCTGACGCCCTGGAGGCCCTGCGCAAGGCCCGGTTCGACCTCATGCTGACCGACATCGTCATGCCTGGCGGCATGAGCGGCATCGACCTGGCGCGTCAGGCGGCTCAGGACTGGCCCGAGATGCGGATCGCCCTGACTTCCGGCTATGTCGGCGACGATGTGGATCAGGTCCTGGCCGGCTCGCCCTGGCCCTTCCTGCGCAAACCCTATTCGACCGAACAGCTACGCAGCATCGTCGATGGGTGCGCCGCCCCTTCGGCGGAATCGTAG